From a single Accipiter gentilis chromosome 8, bAccGen1.1, whole genome shotgun sequence genomic region:
- the APBA3 gene encoding amyloid-beta A4 precursor protein-binding family A member 3, producing MESSMDFQAVALSAPSLGSDEAPEPPAMDTEEGPAVRPGAPELRLGDGRPEGSPFIALLPGCGSGQELTVPEGQRRGLGPNSGPAPASDLGGGGGGQTELCQDLGREVEEEAVTVEPQGSAAWKPSTRSTPRDGGHPRAPSSGDPAGMELDEAPEAGAHLGRAKWAEDPEDEPSEIQGLLAQLETLDPNLCDHSPTSERGPPLSSRAGTAILVGEQARQSYGECQGKCRPCPLHVAMGRGLETRPCCAQHSACSRPCHGLLFAEADREDLLSLLCYEGGLPENNTETPLARSDVLAGTNLEMLQAREELAAVEKPEGLGRPESSEEEHSGSWYYGEGLCEVESACEGNQDGSPEPAWVALPPAPAPEAEQPPQGGVINRDPPSSCPAFKEVPGPCDPEDLLDGVIFGAKYLGSTQLVSERNPPTRVRMAQAQEAVDRIKAPEGESQPMTEVDLFVSTQRIKVLTADTQEAMMDHSLQTISYIADIGSLVVLMARRKLPRRSEVTEEKRLYKMICHVFHSADAQIIAQAIGQAFGVAYQRFLEANSIDPSELSPRQYSRALEDQEQYNAELTHFSRQENCKDVCIRKQKGEILGIAIVESGWGSILPTVVIANLMHGGPAERSGELSIGDRLMSVNRTSLVGLPLTTCQSIIRELKHQTEVTLNIVHCPPVTTAVIRRPDSKYQLGFCVENGVICSLMRGGIAERGGIRVGHRIIEINGQSVVATPHEKIIQILTQAVSEVHIKTMPASTYRLLTGQEQPVFL from the exons ATGGAGAGCAGCATGGATTTCCAGGCGGTTGCGCTCTCCGCCCCCTCTCTGGGCAGCGACGAGGCCCCGGAGCCGCCGGCCATGGACACGGAGGAAGGGCCTGCGGTGCGACCTGGCGCCCCGGAGCTCCGTCTGGGTGACGGGCGGCCGGAGGGATCCCCCTTCATCGCCCTGCTCCCCGGCTGTGGTTCTGGGCAGGAGCTGACCGTCCCCGAGGGTCAGCGGAGGGGACTGGGGCCCAACTCGGGGCCTGCTCCAGCCTCGGACCTCGGAGGCGGCGGGGGTGGACAAACGGAGCTTTGCCAGGACTTGGGaagagaggtggaagaggaggcGGTGACTGTGGAGCCgcagggctctgctgcctggAAACCCAGCACCAGGAGCACCCCTCGGGACGGAGGACACCCCCGAGCCCCTAGCAGCGGTGATCCGGCAGGCATGGAGCTGGACGAGGCCCCCGAAGCTGGcgcccacctgggcagggccaAGTGGGCCGAGGATCCAGAGGACGAACCCTCGGAGATCCAGGGCCTGCTGGCCCAGCTCGAGACCCTCGACCCCAACCTCTGTGACCACTCTCCCACCTCGGAGCGGGGCCCACCGCTCTCCTCACGTGCTGGCACAGCCATTCTGGTGGGTGAGCAGGCCCGGCAGAGCTACGGAGAGTGTCAGGGCAAGTGCCGGCCCTGCCCGCTGCACGTGGCCATGGGCCGGGGCCTGGAGACACGGCCCTGCTGCGCCCAGCACTCGGCCTGCTCCCGGCCCTGCCATGGCCTGCTCTTTGCCGAGGCCGACCGGGAGGACTTGCTGAGCCTCCTGTGCTACGAAGGGGGGCTGCCTGAGAACAATACCGAGACACCCTTGGCTCGCTCCGATGTCCTGGCTGGGACCAACTTGGAGATGCTGCAGGCTCGGGAAGAACTGGCCGCTGTGGAGAAGCCTGAAGGGCTGGGGAGGCCAGAGAGCTCAGAGGAAGAACATTCTGGCAGCTGGTACTATGGAGAGGGGCTCTGTGAGGTCGAATCCGCCTGCGAGGGCAATCAGGACGGTTCCCCAGAGCCAGCCTGGGTGGCCTTGCCTCCCGCTCCAGCCCCGGAGGCAGAGCAGCCACCCCAGGGTGGTGTGATC AACAGGGACCCTCCATCCTCTTGCCCAGCCTTCAAAGAGG TTCCAGGCCCTTGCGACCCAGAGGATCTGCTGGATGGTGTGATTTTTGGGGCAAAGTACCTGGGCTCCACACAGCTGGTCTCGGAGAGGAACCCCCCAACCAGAGTCCGCATGGCACAGGCCCAGGAGGCGGTGGACAGGATCAAG GCACCGGAGGGGGAGTCCCAGCCCATGACGGAGGTGGATCTGTTTGTCTCCACACAGAGGATTAAGGTGCTCACAGCTGACACGCAG GAGGCCATGATGGATCACTCCCTCCAGACCATCTCCTACATTGCCGACATTGGCTCCCTCGTGGTGCTCATGGCACGCCGGAAACTGCCTCGGCGGTCAGAGGTGACAGAGGAAAAGCGGCTCTACAAGATGATCTGCCACGTCTTCCACTCAGCCGAT GCCCAGATCATCGCTCAGGCCATTGGGCAGGCCTTCGGTGTGGCCTACCAGCGCTTCCTGGAGGCCAACAGCATTGATCCGAGCGAGCTGAGCCCTCGCCAGTACAGCCGTGCCCTCGAGGACCAGGAGCAATACAATGCAGAGCTGACTCACTTCTCCCGGCAGGAGAACTGCAAGGAT GTCTGCATCCGGAAGCAGAAGGGGGAGATCCTGGGCATCGCCATTGTGGAGTCGGGCTGGGGCTCCATCCTACCCACAGTGGTCATCGCCAACCTGATGCACGGGGGCCCTGCGGAGAGGTCGGGTGAGCTGAGCATTGGAGACCGCCTCATGTCCGTCAACAGGACGAGCCTGGTGGGGCTGCCCCTCACCACCTGCCAGAGCATCATCCGG GAGCTGAAGCACCAGACAGAGGTGACACTGAACATCGTGCACTGTCCCCCTGTCACCACAGCTGTCATCCGGCGCCCCGACTCCAAGTACCAGCTGGGCTTCTGTGTTGAGAATGGCGTG atCTGTAGCCTCATGCGTGGGGGCATTGCAGAGAGAGGTGGCATCCGTGTGGGTCACCGCATCATTGAGATCAACGGGCAGAGTGTGGTGGCAACACCCCATGAGAAGATCATCCAGATCCTCACACAGGCGGTCAGTGAG GTCCACATCAAGACCATGCCGGCCTCCACGTACCGCTTACTgaccgggcaggagcagcccgtCTTCCTCTGA
- the LOC126042079 gene encoding mucosa-associated lymphoid tissue lymphoma translocation protein 1-like isoform X1: MGDWNMPISSLGEEVVARLCELLDNAGRGWRKLAEVAGVEKRFKCSAEELETCSLKVLEPRGSPTQCLLQLLAERDCTLKYLLGCLERMGHTQACQVLSSAVQDMIHITVQPESQVVAKGTRVSLTCWATGPPGLVYQWFCGKREVPGATAPELVIDTATPLGQPEWYICRVNCGATFAFSRWAHVQVEKSSSPSSASGYCPTMAGLQILRQPRPCCLAEGDTLALECTAIGNPPPQYQWFRNRRPVEGAQAPQLQVKLVTTAERGSYSCRVFNLFHEIWSREVDVEIGPRLFASGGSWQEGDGGSPERGSPGQLYATDKVALLIGNMHYLHHKQLKAPMVDVHTLSALLRQLDFKVVSLLDLRKAEMQMAVNEFLLLLDKGVYAGLLYYAGHGYENFGNSFMVPIDAPSSYTSAHCLCVQRVLQSMQQRRTGLNIFLLDMCRKRNLNDDIIPQVGALQVTANIVFGYATCADAEAYELSQGEFSNGIFVTFLKRWLLEDEKITVLLDKVAEDMGTLEITRGRQALELRSNLSERRALTDPIRPPGRDESSARNLQWAKAHVLPESRHLRFDCGVTVQLGFAAEFSNIMIIYTRVVATPEDIAKCEAKLTDIPEELDVDLKCTNKESPEEVGSPLAPTWSLGCPSCCLYSRLCGLQKLRQELVFTVCLQYRYRGMDDFVEERQTVSVGKPLIAKLNLRLAASSSPPGSPLSTSPPGSWGTAGSSWVNTPEENLSPEVPGSHTL, translated from the exons ATGGGGGACTGGAACATGCCCATCAGCTCGCTGGGCGAGGAGGTGGTGGCCCGGCTCTGTGAGCTCCTGGATAATGCTGGCCGGGGCTGGCGCAAGCTGGCTGAGGTGGCCGGGGTGGAGAAACGCTTCAAGTGCAG TGCGGAGGAGCTGGAGACATGCTCGCTGAAGGTGCTGGAGCCCCGTGGCAGCCCCACGCAgtgcctcctgcagctgctggctgagcGCGACTGCACCCTCAAGTACTTGCTGGGCTGCCTGGAGAGGATGGGGCACACACAGGCCTGCCAGGTCCTCAGCAGTGCTG TCCAGGACATGATCCACATCACGGTGCAGCCGGAGTCGCAGGTGGTGGCGAAGGGGACACGAGTGTCCCTGACCTGCTGGGCGACTGGCCCGCCGGGGCTCGTGTACCAGTGGTTCTGTGGGAAGCGGGAG GTGCCCGGAGCCACGGCCCCGGAGCTGGTGATTGACACGGCCACACCACTGGGCCAGCCCGAGTGGTACATCTGCCGGGTGAACTGCGGGGCCACCTTTGCCTTCTCCAGGTGGGCCCATGTCCaggtggagaagagcagcagccccagctcag ccagcgGTTACTGCCCGACCATGGCAGGGCTGCAGATCCTGCGGCAGCCGCGGCCGTGCTGCCTGGCCGAGGGGGACACACTGGCGCTGGAGTGCACAGCCATCGGCAACCCCCCGCCCCAGTATCAGTGGTTCAGGAACCGGCGCCCCGTGGAGGGTGCGCAGGCACCCCAGCTCCAG GTGAAGCTGGTGACGACGGCCGAGCGGGGCAGCTACTCCTGCCGTGTGTTCAACCTCTTCCACGAGATCTGGAGCCGGGAAGTGGACGTGGAGATCG GCCCGCGGCTCTTCGCCTCtggaggctcctggcaggagggGGATGGAG GCTCCCCGGAGCGTGGTAGCCCCGGCCAGCTGTATG CCACCGACAAAGTGGCCCTGCTGATCGGCAACATGCACTACCTGCACCACAAGCAGCTGAAGGCTCCCATGGTGGACGTGCACACCCTCAGCGCCCTCCTCCGCCAGCTCGACTTCAAGGTGGTCTCGCTGCTGGACCTGCGCAAGGCTGAGATGCAGATGGCTGTCAAtgagttcctcctcctcctcgacaAGGGCGTCTATG CAGGTTTGCTCTACTATGCCGGGCATGGCTACGAAAATTTTGGCAACAGCTTCATGGTGCCCATCGACGCACCCAGCTCCTACACCTCAGCCCACTGCCTGTGCGTGCAGCGTGTGCTGCAGAGCATGCAGCAGCGCCGCACCGGCCTCAACATCTTCCTGCTCGACATGTGCCGCAAGAG GAACCTCAACGACGACATCATCCCACAAGTTGGGGCGCTGCAGGTCACGGCCAACATCGTCTTCGGCTACGCCAC GTGCGCAGATGCTGAAGCCTATGAGCTGAGCCAGGGCGAGTTCTCCAATGGCATCTTTGTCACCTTCCTCAAACGCTGGCTGCTGGAGGATGAGAAGATCACAGTGCTGCTGGACAAGGTGGCCGAGG ACATGGGCACGCTGGAGATCACGAGGGGCCGGCAGGCACTAGAGCTCCGCAGCAACCTCTCAGAGAGACGAGCTTTGACGGACCCCATCCGCCCCCCGGGCCGGGATGAGTCCTCTGCCAGGAACCTGCAGTGGGCCAAGGCTCACG TCCTGCCGGAGAGCCGGCACCTCCGCTTTGACTGTGGCGTCACTGTCCAGCTGGGCTTCGCCGCCGAGTTCTCCAACATCATGATCATCTACACCCGCGTGGTGGCCACCCCTGAGGATATCGCCAAGTGTGAGGCCAAGCTCACCGACATACCCGAG GAGCTGGACGTGGACCTCAAGTGCACCAACAAGGAGAGCCCGGAGGAGGTGGGCAGCCCGCTGGCGCCCACCTGGAGCCTTGGctgtccctcctgctgcctctACAGCCGGCTCTGCGGCTTGCAGAAACTGCGG CAGgagctggtgttcaccgtctgcCTGCAGTACCGCTACCGTGGCATGGATGACTTCGTGGAGGAGAGGCAGACAGTAAGCGTGGGGAAGCCGCTCATTGCCAAGCTCAACCTGCGGCTGGcggcctcctcctccccacctggcAGCCCCCTCTCCACTTCTccccctgggagctgggggacaGCGGGGAGCTCCTGGGTCAACACCCCCGAGGAGAACCTCAGCCCGGAGGTCCCCGGCTCCCACACCCTGTAG
- the MRPL54 gene encoding 39S ribosomal protein L54, mitochondrial — MAARVLLRAVWAAMPGPARGYAKKPAMKSKGKNVPKEGLKGPEVCTDPTMLATYAMGVNYFKEGPEVALKPDSEYPDWLFKIHLGPPKKLEELDPNSIEYWRRLRKYNTWHRNRLKKGKKL, encoded by the exons ATGGCCGCCCGGGTACTGCTGCGGGCAGTATGGGCGGCAATGCCCGGTCCGGCCCGCGGCTACGCCAAGAAGCCGG CTATGAAGTCCAAGGGCAAGAACGTGCCGAAGGAGGGGCTGAAGGGGCCGGAGGTGTGCACTGACCCCACCATGCTCGCCACCTACGCCATGGGCGTCAATTACTTCAAGGAGGGCCCGGAGGTGGCCCTGAAGCCTGACTCCGAGTACCCCGACTG GCTCTTTAAGATCCACCTTGGGCCCCCCAagaagctggaggagctggaccCTAACTCGATCGAGTATTGGAGGCGCCTGCGGAAGTACAACACGTGGCATCGCAACAGGCTGAAGAAGGGCAAGAAGCTGTAG
- the LOC126042079 gene encoding mucosa-associated lymphoid tissue lymphoma translocation protein 1-like isoform X2: MGDWNMPISSLGEEVVARLCELLDNAGRGWRKLAEVAGVEKRFKCSAEELETCSLKVLEPRGSPTQCLLQLLAERDCTLKYLLGCLERMGHTQACQVLSSAVQDMIHITVQPESQVVAKGTRVSLTCWATGPPGLVYQWFCGKREVPGATAPELVIDTATPLGQPEWYICRVNCGATFAFSRWAHVQVEKSSSPSSASGYCPTMAGLQILRQPRPCCLAEGDTLALECTAIGNPPPQYQWFRNRRPVEGAQAPQLQVKLVTTAERGSYSCRVFNLFHEIWSREVDVEIGPRLFASGGSWQEGDGGSPERGSPGQLYATDKVALLIGNMHYLHHKQLKAPMVDVHTLSALLRQLDFKVVSLLDLRKAEMQMAVNEFLLLLDKGVYGLLYYAGHGYENFGNSFMVPIDAPSSYTSAHCLCVQRVLQSMQQRRTGLNIFLLDMCRKRNLNDDIIPQVGALQVTANIVFGYATCADAEAYELSQGEFSNGIFVTFLKRWLLEDEKITVLLDKVAEDMGTLEITRGRQALELRSNLSERRALTDPIRPPGRDESSARNLQWAKAHVLPESRHLRFDCGVTVQLGFAAEFSNIMIIYTRVVATPEDIAKCEAKLTDIPEELDVDLKCTNKESPEEVGSPLAPTWSLGCPSCCLYSRLCGLQKLRQELVFTVCLQYRYRGMDDFVEERQTVSVGKPLIAKLNLRLAASSSPPGSPLSTSPPGSWGTAGSSWVNTPEENLSPEVPGSHTL, translated from the exons ATGGGGGACTGGAACATGCCCATCAGCTCGCTGGGCGAGGAGGTGGTGGCCCGGCTCTGTGAGCTCCTGGATAATGCTGGCCGGGGCTGGCGCAAGCTGGCTGAGGTGGCCGGGGTGGAGAAACGCTTCAAGTGCAG TGCGGAGGAGCTGGAGACATGCTCGCTGAAGGTGCTGGAGCCCCGTGGCAGCCCCACGCAgtgcctcctgcagctgctggctgagcGCGACTGCACCCTCAAGTACTTGCTGGGCTGCCTGGAGAGGATGGGGCACACACAGGCCTGCCAGGTCCTCAGCAGTGCTG TCCAGGACATGATCCACATCACGGTGCAGCCGGAGTCGCAGGTGGTGGCGAAGGGGACACGAGTGTCCCTGACCTGCTGGGCGACTGGCCCGCCGGGGCTCGTGTACCAGTGGTTCTGTGGGAAGCGGGAG GTGCCCGGAGCCACGGCCCCGGAGCTGGTGATTGACACGGCCACACCACTGGGCCAGCCCGAGTGGTACATCTGCCGGGTGAACTGCGGGGCCACCTTTGCCTTCTCCAGGTGGGCCCATGTCCaggtggagaagagcagcagccccagctcag ccagcgGTTACTGCCCGACCATGGCAGGGCTGCAGATCCTGCGGCAGCCGCGGCCGTGCTGCCTGGCCGAGGGGGACACACTGGCGCTGGAGTGCACAGCCATCGGCAACCCCCCGCCCCAGTATCAGTGGTTCAGGAACCGGCGCCCCGTGGAGGGTGCGCAGGCACCCCAGCTCCAG GTGAAGCTGGTGACGACGGCCGAGCGGGGCAGCTACTCCTGCCGTGTGTTCAACCTCTTCCACGAGATCTGGAGCCGGGAAGTGGACGTGGAGATCG GCCCGCGGCTCTTCGCCTCtggaggctcctggcaggagggGGATGGAG GCTCCCCGGAGCGTGGTAGCCCCGGCCAGCTGTATG CCACCGACAAAGTGGCCCTGCTGATCGGCAACATGCACTACCTGCACCACAAGCAGCTGAAGGCTCCCATGGTGGACGTGCACACCCTCAGCGCCCTCCTCCGCCAGCTCGACTTCAAGGTGGTCTCGCTGCTGGACCTGCGCAAGGCTGAGATGCAGATGGCTGTCAAtgagttcctcctcctcctcgacaAGGGCGTCTATG GTTTGCTCTACTATGCCGGGCATGGCTACGAAAATTTTGGCAACAGCTTCATGGTGCCCATCGACGCACCCAGCTCCTACACCTCAGCCCACTGCCTGTGCGTGCAGCGTGTGCTGCAGAGCATGCAGCAGCGCCGCACCGGCCTCAACATCTTCCTGCTCGACATGTGCCGCAAGAG GAACCTCAACGACGACATCATCCCACAAGTTGGGGCGCTGCAGGTCACGGCCAACATCGTCTTCGGCTACGCCAC GTGCGCAGATGCTGAAGCCTATGAGCTGAGCCAGGGCGAGTTCTCCAATGGCATCTTTGTCACCTTCCTCAAACGCTGGCTGCTGGAGGATGAGAAGATCACAGTGCTGCTGGACAAGGTGGCCGAGG ACATGGGCACGCTGGAGATCACGAGGGGCCGGCAGGCACTAGAGCTCCGCAGCAACCTCTCAGAGAGACGAGCTTTGACGGACCCCATCCGCCCCCCGGGCCGGGATGAGTCCTCTGCCAGGAACCTGCAGTGGGCCAAGGCTCACG TCCTGCCGGAGAGCCGGCACCTCCGCTTTGACTGTGGCGTCACTGTCCAGCTGGGCTTCGCCGCCGAGTTCTCCAACATCATGATCATCTACACCCGCGTGGTGGCCACCCCTGAGGATATCGCCAAGTGTGAGGCCAAGCTCACCGACATACCCGAG GAGCTGGACGTGGACCTCAAGTGCACCAACAAGGAGAGCCCGGAGGAGGTGGGCAGCCCGCTGGCGCCCACCTGGAGCCTTGGctgtccctcctgctgcctctACAGCCGGCTCTGCGGCTTGCAGAAACTGCGG CAGgagctggtgttcaccgtctgcCTGCAGTACCGCTACCGTGGCATGGATGACTTCGTGGAGGAGAGGCAGACAGTAAGCGTGGGGAAGCCGCTCATTGCCAAGCTCAACCTGCGGCTGGcggcctcctcctccccacctggcAGCCCCCTCTCCACTTCTccccctgggagctgggggacaGCGGGGAGCTCCTGGGTCAACACCCCCGAGGAGAACCTCAGCCCGGAGGTCCCCGGCTCCCACACCCTGTAG